TGATATTTATATTGCCTTTCCACAGCAATTGAAAGCATAATGTTTGAGTGGAAATAGACCTAACACTCTAATTTTAGTAAGTTAAAAGAAAGCttataatacataaaaaaaaaggtACCATACTGCCTTTGATAAACCTCAATTTGATATCAAGCAGTTTTGACACTGTTCCGGCCCCTGAATCCAACAACGTTTAACTTTGAAGTAGATCCAGCGCCACCTTTGTTTCTTCCACCTGGATGGTTTCTCCCACCAGATGACGTACTTCTTGAGTTGCTAGATCCTGATGAATTTGAAGTTCTGACAACCTTAACCACCTTCTTCTTTGGCTTGGAAAAGACAGAAGCTTTTGTAGATTCAGAAAAAGAGCTTTTCTTGGAAAATGCTGTTTTGCCACGAGCTTCAGTTGGCTTTGTCGAGGCAGCTTGACCCTTTCTTTTCAAACTGGAGGTCATTTCCCTTTTCTCATTTTGTCCCTTCTGCTGACTTAGGTGTGTCCTGGCAAGATCCCTTTTAAGTCTATCAACAGAGAGGGATTCCAAGCTCTCGTTTTTCAATATTGCTTCCTCAATGCGGGTGGCCAAAATCATATTCTTTCTAGCGATCAAACTTGTCACCTTCCCTATCATCACAAGGATACCATTAAGGGTCCAGTTGAAGTTGCACGTAAAGGAATGCAAAAAAGAAGGCCAATTTTCATAAGGCTGAGTTTCAGAAGTGAGAAGAAGAATTCTATCACCGAATTGAAACAAGAGCTTTAGCACAGGAAAATTTTCAAAGTTTGTATACTGTAAAGCCTTAAAAAGTACCTTTTGCCCCCATACGAGCAGTTCTTCCAGTACGATGGAGATAATCGATCTAAAAGGTTAAAAAACAAGAAGAATCAGATGGGAAAGCAGTGCATGGAGGAGCGGCAGTAAGAGACTTTTGGCTTACAGAATTCGAGGGAAAGTCAAACATAATAACATgatcgacatccaagtccaaaccCCTTGCTGCCAGATCTGTGCAGACTAAAGTGGGGCAATCTCCATCGTTGCTCTTAAACTTATCCAGATTCTCAATCCTGCATCAATTGCATACAATAACACAATCTTAGACAGTAGATAATGCGAAATCTAACAAAAAAGGGTTTCAATTTAAGTATTTAATATTCCAAAGGGAGAATCTGTAAATTTCCACATAAGCTTTGCATCTGTCAGTGTGATCATGAGCTGCCTAGACAGCTACAAAATAAGAATGATAATCACATCTCGTCTTACCTCTGTTCAGCTGGAACCTCTCCGTGGTAATTGACCGTAGAGATTTGGTTTTCAGATAAGAAGTGATCCACAGCTCGACTGGAATTCAATGTGTTGCAGAAGACCATTACTCTGTTTCCTTTTGCTAAACTTGGCTCAAGAACCTGTGATCCCATAACCACATTAACTAAGTTGAAATAGTTAAGAATTGTTGGTTATATCATCTTATTAAACTTTATCTACACCTGTAATAAGGCTTCCAGCTTATTTTCGGAACCTGAGAGTTTGACGAAATCATGACGAGCAGAAGCAATCTTCTTATGGAGTGAAGAAGTACGTAGATGAGCAATTCCTTGAAATTCCTCGTCAACCAGCTTTTGCACTGCCTTCATTAATGAAATGTTTTGTTAATTGTCCACGAGCACTGAAAAAGCTTCATGGGAAGTACAAGAAACAGCCGAAGGGCATGAAACATCTTTGATGCTATGGGAACACATGGTTTAAATTCTCTTTTTTTAAACAAACTAAAATTCTTTTAGAAGTGATAGTCTGCAGAATCATCAAAAAATGTCAAGGATGCTAAAAGATGTGGTGCAATAAAGGAAATCTACCAGTTCAATCACATTCAGAAGAAAGGCCAAAAATAAAAGAACtttgaaaatttgaagaatTAAAGTTCAAATCTAAATTAGGTTATGCATATATGTGATCACGAGCCTAGTAAGCATACCGCTGTCATAGTTGCAGTTACCAATACTGTTTGAAATCCTAGACCATCAGGTTTAGACGCACGACTCCTCAGCGGAGCAAGAAATTTTCTGATGTCAGGCCCAAATCCATGATCAAACATGGTGTCAGCTTCATCCAACACCTATCAAGGGACTAAAACTTTCAACAGGGAAAGGAATAAAAAGATTTGGTAATACAAGTTGTTTATACGAAAACGAAAGCGAGAGAGGAGGTTGATTACCAAATATTTTATGTCCCCATAAACCAAATTGCCTTCTTCAATATGTTGCAGAACCCGGCCAGGGGTCCCCACAACCATGTCAATCGGGTTGTTTAAGGAATCTTCTTGAGGCTTTAAACGCCCGCCGCCACTTACCATGGTTGGTCTGAATCGTGCATGGTGGCTAATGGACTTGGAAACACGGAACACCTACACATGCACTTGAACTTCATTGATTGAATCAAGTGGTCAACTGGTCATATCTTTAAGCAAAAACAAGAGAAACATAAAAACTAACCTGCTCACACAGCTCCCTTGTTGGGCACAGTACAACAGCCCGCGGGCGCCTGGGCTTCATCAGCATACCGTGCAAATTCTCGTCCCGTCTCAGCAACTAGAATTCAACATGAAAACAATGTGTTTTAAGACTTTCAGCACTAAAATTCCAGAGTTTCACTAAGTGTATGATAAGAGCATTCTCATCAGTATACTTCAATCTCTCCACCCCGATGCCAAAGGCACCCCAAGAACTAGGCAAGAACATTGTTCGGCACTATTAACACATCCATCATGCACACAAAAACATCAGCATAACTAATCAAATGCTACCGTTTTCttcaaagaaaacatttggtACATAGTGATAGATTCATTTATCCCATTTCCATCAAATGCTAGTGGTAAAAGgtaaaaacagaaaaaatgaGCAATTAGGATTTCTTAATCAGAATCATGATTCAGAAAAATGAGCAACAGATCGAATCAAATCAGATTACACAAGAAACAAGACCAACATTATGAATTcaaaaatcccacgatgattCAACCTGAACAAGGGGCAAAAGGTAAGCGAGAGTCTTGCCAGAGACAGTGTGGGACCCCAAAACCACGCTTTTCTCGTCAAGAACCGCCGGAATCCCAATACACTGAATCTCAGTCGGCTCCGTAATCCCCATTTCCTCCAACGCCCCCATCACTTCCTCGCTCAAGCCCAGCTCCCCAAAGCTCGACGCCATTTCCACCGCAGGGCCCTTCTTCCTCCTCGAGCCCTCGCTGTCATGTCTCACTTTCTGCTGCGGCGCCGGAGCTGTGGGCTTTGGAGGGTGGGGAGAGTCCTTGAGGTGGCGCTGCCTCAGTCTTTCGAGGAGAATCGAATGCTTCGCGGGCTGCAGCAATTCCGCCTCTTCAACAGCGGCGGTGCAAAGGGGGCGGAGGAGCCGGCGAGGAGGGAGGGAGAAGCAAATGGGGCGGTGGAAATGGAGGTATTTggggagagagaggagagaggagagaggtgGAGAGAGCTTTTGCTGTTGTGCCCATTTCTGGTTTGGGCGAATTCGATAGTAAAGGTCGGATCTTTTTGTAGAATGAGTTTCctaggaagaagatgaagatgataacTGCAGaaattgatttctttttctttatttttaagaaaatccATATTAGTATTTCCtttaaaataaacaatattAGACGTAAATAACATCTTTGGAAGTCCCAAAGCAAGTCTACATTAGATAAAAATTTCTATGACTTTAATTAATGTCAATTAAATAAGTTTCTATGATTAAAAAGGATGAAAAAGAATTAGATTGCGGTACTATATGATTTAAGGTTTGATTTCTACTGTAATCCCAAATTGAGGAGAATTGTTATGTGACAAAATATTGATCTAATTTGTTCTGAAAAGCGGGTTACTAGTGCCCTAATAGTGAAAATAAAAGGAATTACAACAAtaacttttcaaattttttgttGCTTGATTTATATAgagttaataaaaataattaatcatagaTGATCTAAtccttcaaatatttatatctATAATTCTAGCATACAAAGTATACTCCTACATCTTAATTTATCGGCACCGTGACaatctaattaataaaaatagctGGAATCAATAAAATCATATAGTACTAAAAAACATTTAAACTTGAGACTCTATTCAACAATACTgagaaaaagaaacaaaattaatgTTGGTTTTTTTTACTGCATCGAGTTCCTGAAAGATATCCGAGCAATCAACTGTTGCAAAGCTTCTTCAAGCATTTGACTGAAAGCGCTTACACACTGCTGCACAGTGAAAATGATGTCTCACTTGTACATCTCTGGCTTTAAGACACCAACATATGGCAAGTTCCGGTACTGCTCGGCGAAGTCGAGTCCATAGCCCACAACAAACTCATCTGGGCACTGCCAATACATGAAAACATATGTTTAGTAAATCATGATTCCAGACAAGTTACTCCGTATGAGATTAGTAGCAACTGATTTGAGTTATCGAACACAAACCAATCCAATGCTGGTAAATGCATCACCCTTGCAAGAGTTAATACCTCAAACTGGATTGGGTGAACTTAATCATGAAGAGCTTATTTGAATATGAATTGCAGCAAATGAAGGCAGGGTGGTAGGCTAGCTTAACTGAGTCCTTGACTAATAAATTGCGATGTTTTGCTAAGTTGGATTGTAGCATGCTGCGAAATAAAAGACGTAGTAGCAAATGGCATCATAAACTACGAAACTACAAAGTCTGTTTGGCATTAGCTCCTATAGACCAAAAATAAGATCATGCATTTGTACATAATCACTGGTGTGGTATTGAGGGAGGAAGataagagagggagagagatcaCCTCAAAGCCACGGTAAAACTTCCCTTCACCGACAACTTGAAAGTGAACCTTTCGCCTTGCTGGTTTATCAAGAAGAGTGCAAACAGACACGGAAGAGGCACCATTCGTTTTCATGTAATCGATGAGACATGACAACGTGTTCCCCGTATCCACAATATCCTCAACCTAAGCAGCACAGGAAACAATCGGAATAGACTTCCAAGTAAGCAGAGCATAAACCATACATACATCACAGAAGATTTACAAAACATCTCAGAAAGCAACAAACAGAGACAATGCTGCTAATCACCACCATTGGAGGAACCAGAATCCTACAAAATCTTAATCCGACACATACAATGATACAAACTCCGAATTCAGATGCAAGTAAAGCATTCAACGAAAATTGCACCATACATCATCAAAACCTCTTCAATTATAAACCATACAACGTGGAGGATTTATCTCAGAAACATTGAACAGAGATAATGCTGCTCATCACCACAATTGGAGGAACCAGAAATCCTACAAAATCATAAACCAACGCATACAAACTCCGAATCCAGATGATAGTAGCGAATTGAAAATTGGCCCAAACATCATCAAAACCTCCTCAAAAGCAAATCACGGAATGAACCAGAGCATATGAATTCAACGATAGCAGATACACATAAAACAGGCGTGCCTATACTCAGTCAGTAAAATCGTCGAACAGAATCGAGGCaacaaacaaaaagcagggAAAACTTCACCACCGCGTACCAGAATAACGTGCTTCCCTCGAACATCGAGTTTCAAGCCGAATGAAACGGCGGGGTGGCCATTGGAGACGGTGCCGGAGCCGTACGATTCGGCGCGGATGAAATCGACGGTGATAGGGAGATGAATCTTCCGCACAAGGTCAGCCACGAAGAGAAAAGCTCCGGTGGCGACAGCGACAACCGCCGGAGCAGCGCCGCTGGCATTGAAATCGGCGGTGATTGTGGATGCCAGTTCGGAAATCCTATGCGAGATTTGCTGCTCCGTGAAGAGAATTTTCTGAATGTGGTCGTTCATTTCCACTCACCTAATGAttgcaatcaatcaatcaaaactCGACGCAAGAACAATTGCTTATTATCAATATTTTAATAGCTGTCGCTGTAACTCACTGACTAACAAAGAAGAAGATAATTGAAtgcttagggtgtccactataaggtggacacgcccaatagcctcgccccagttttttgtccatagccccagttttttgtccatagccccaaaattctatttctgccactatagtggacacctccaatagcccccaaattccaaatacaaaatGCTATTTTTCcatagccgcgtcctcgccccgaacGCGGCTATCCCGTGTCCGCCGCCCCCATCGCCCCAAAAAGTTGTCCGCCCACCTTTCCCACTATAGCCGCCCGCCCACCGCCGCCCACCCGCCccagacgcggctatagccgcgtccacccccatagtggacgctcttaaAGACTGAAAATGCTGATTTATAGAATTATACTAGTTGACTCTATAAtgatgatttatttattttttacataaATGAATTTGTTATATCACTGACTAAATAGGATAGTTAGATACAgtttgttttgaattgccttgaattttaaaaattgtgaaGGAATACAGATGTAAAAAGTTTATGGAAAATAGGTCATGTTTATGAGCGGAATATGAGCGGAATATGTGACTtactaaatatagtaaaagCTAGAATATGTAATGACATACATACTAATTAAAGTCTCAAATTGTATAATTAGAAACTAATTAGATATATTAcgtacataaaattaaaaaaatgagaaacgCACACACaaacaaatttttaaaacagtttaaaaatcggtagggttaaaaccgtttgaaaattgacggaattgttagcGTAAGACCAATTGTggtccgagttgaaatgttcaggatgcaaaaattcaaaagttcaaaagataaagtatatgaccaaaatcgtaaaattgaCATATGTTAGGACCAGTTTTGGCTTTTACTCcacaaaataaataagagaaaagatataaaatgaaaaaacaacaATAAGAAAGACCCACAAAAAACAAAGTCGGGAATTAAAATGCCAACTCTCTGcttgccagaagcccatctcccaaggccttaCACTTGTGTCTGAGAGGTGTtgcaactacacgacagtagTGGGATTTGATCCTTGGCCAATCATACAAATCTGCCCCTCCGAAACCAACTGCGCTCTGCCCCTACGGACAACACTGTTACTATTAATTGTTCTTTGCAATTTACGGACAGCACTGTTACTATTAATTGTTCTTTGCAATTTGTAGGTTTTCCTGGGTTAACTTTCCTTTTAATAAAGAGGTGTTCTTTTTAGTTGTAAATTTTACTAAACAGAAGAGGGATAAAAAcatatgaaatttatttatcacaTTTTAGCAGaccttttttttatctcatagtagtatattttgAAGGTGGCAAACATGAAAAATGAGATCATATTCTCTTTAAAATAAGTtactatttaaatatattttccataaGATAGTACTACTGTTATGCATGAATTAAAAAGCAGTAACAAAAATAGGTGAAACCACTAGAAATCTTGAATACTATTACTAAACTGAATATCACTGAATAAACATTTTGTACATATCAATCAAACAGTTATATTTAAAGCCACTACTTCCATTTTACAACCATGCACAAGTTTAAACATTTACATACAAAAACAGTCTCATCTTCCACTTTGCTCTAAACTCATCCTCAGTTGATCCATTCCCAGCATTTTCATGAGAAATGTACCCTCACTAGGAGGCTCATTATACCACAGACGACACCTGCACGCAGGTGTCGGACCGAGGAACACCCAACAAAAGTTCCTCATAGCTGCTAGTGGCAGGGAAGCCAGAGTAATCTTAGCTCACTCTCCGGTAGCGCCCTTCTCTCATGCTCGATACTCTCCTGTATTCAATCTCTGCATCGGAATTTGATGCGCCAAACTGATACTTGCGTCCGATTCTGGGAGCACCCATCTTAGAGAATATGCTGTTTCCGTGGCTTGAAGTGTGGTTACTGTGGAAGCTTCGTGCAGTATCTCCTAGTCGCCTCTGTGGAACTTCATCTGAGACATGAGCAAAGCAAAGCCATTTTCAGGGAAAGAGATACGAGGAAGATGGAGATGACAAGAATCTGTGAGCAGATTCAATCATTTGCAGAACTTTTAACAAGTTTAAATCACGGTAAGAAGTTTATGTAAATGAGAAACTCTAATTCACCTTCAACATGATTATACGAGCCTCCAGTATGCACGCTGCTAGAACGATTTAGTCGTACTTTACTGAGCTGTGGGCAAGGAAAATGTTCTTCCCTCTTCTTGGTTTCAAATACCTCTTTCCTGGGAGGAGTTGTAATACGTTCCTCCTCAGTAGGCTGATTGAAAGCAAAAGGTGTTATGCTAAAGGAGTCTTCTGACACATCAGAGATCTCAGCATAATTAGTTGTGGTGATGATTTCATCTGCACTGAACCCAAAAGATGCTCTATAAGCTTCGAGTTCCTCAGCATCTGGTTTGCAAATTTTGTTCTGACGGTTCTGGTATCCATTTCCACCATTTGAACAGGTATCAGATTCCTTGGAAATACTTAGCCTACCACCAGAATTAGAAAAGGATGAATGGTCAAGGTAGAACTGTGCAAACGTCTCGGGGCAGAAGAAATTGGAATCTTGACGTGACTTGGAGGCTCTAGGTGCCTGGGCACCAACAAACATGCCTGAGTCGGACTTTGCATACGGAGACCCTTCTGAAGGAATAGAGGGTTCCCACCGAGGAGGGAACTCCCTTTCATTAAAGGATGATGATAAGCAATCACCAGAGGCTCTTGAAACAGGGGATCTCAGCGTACTTGCAGGACTTCCTGGATAGAGTAAATATGTTGATTGAAGATCATTCGCAGTAGGGTAGCCGTTCTTATCAGTGGTTCTGAATTTCGCAGATGATGAAAGGAAATGCGCGTAAGGCACATCTGGTGAAGATGGAGTTGTCAAATGTGCCAGCTCTGGTGGAGGAGTTAAAGGAGCTGTTGATGGTTCAGTTGTAAAAGTCGAGAATACAGGAGGAGATACCAGTCGAGTGTCGTGAGCATATGGACCAGTGACGAACATATTAGATGAAGGAGCTCTGGGTGAATTAGCAGACAAGAAGCAGTTGGGCGACTGAGCTGTTGATGGGAGTCCAGAATTCGAGAATGAAGCCGGTGAGGATGGTGGAGCTAAAAGAGACAAAGCAACACCAGTAGCCTGATTGGCCAATCCACCACCTTGATGCCCATTCGGCTGATTTGATATAGAACTGGCATCAGGGATGCGTGATGCAGGAACAATACGCTTTCCACCTTTTTGTGTGCGGAAACAAGACAGTCCAACCAAACAACCTGCCCATCTTTTCCGCTGCCAATATAATAAATCAGTAACATCAAACGTCCATTCAAACAAGTGTTGTTGATGGACAATACATAAATCAGCTGAATATACTTCAAGAATAGCTGAGATTTATATAAAATAGAACTATTGTTTCACATAATCAACATACCCGAGGTGAGGGAGATTGTTGTGGATGCAGAAACCTGTTCTGCACTGATGCCATAACAAGCTATTCACTAGAGGACTGCACACCAAAATCTGTGTACTCTTCTTATCCAATGACAAGTCTGGCCCACTCGCAATTCAATCGAAGATTATAACTAACTAGCCACCTCTTAGTTGAACGAAAATTTCATTTGTAAGAACAAGTTCAAGAAACCAGATTTAGTGGAATTGATTATGTGCCAAGACACCTCAGACATTATAACAAGCATACCCAGAGAATCAGGGTTGAAGTGCCTATAATTCAGGTAAATCAGCTGCGATAAATGCCTTATGACAGGCTTAAGAAATTCTGTGAAATTACAAGCATCTTAAAAAACCTTCAAGCAAGGACCAGTTAAAAGAAGATAATTTTGCTTCCTTAATCCTATTCAATTGCATGCACTGGAAAAATCCATATACAATAGATAAGCATAATTAGGTATCATGttcaaaattgatttttttttccacacAGGTCAAGCTTTTTTCTAGTTTGACAATTTTTCACACAAGTCATTGAGTTCTCTTCAtcaagataataataatattccaatcCAGCTgatattaaaaacaaaatccTGTTGCTAACAAACAAGAAAACGACcctaaaaaaagaaaggaaa
This sequence is a window from Salvia splendens isolate huo1 chromosome 5, SspV2, whole genome shotgun sequence. Protein-coding genes within it:
- the LOC121802186 gene encoding hypoxanthine-guanine phosphoribosyltransferase-like gives rise to the protein MNDHIQKILFTEQQISHRISELASTITADFNASGAAPAVVAVATGAFLFVADLVRKIHLPITVDFIRAESYGSGTVSNGHPAVSFGLKLDVRGKHVILVEDIVDTGNTLSCLIDYMKTNGASSVSVCTLLDKPARRKVHFQVVGEGKFYRGFECPDEFVVGYGLDFAEQYRNLPYVGVLKPEMYK
- the LOC121805620 gene encoding uncharacterized protein At1g76660-like; protein product: MASVQNRFLHPQQSPSPRRKRWAGCLVGLSCFRTQKGGKRIVPASRIPDASSISNQPNGHQGGGLANQATGVALSLLAPPSSPASFSNSGLPSTAQSPNCFLSANSPRAPSSNMFVTGPYAHDTRLVSPPVFSTFTTEPSTAPLTPPPELAHLTTPSSPDVPYAHFLSSSAKFRTTDKNGYPTANDLQSTYLLYPGSPASTLRSPVSRASGDCLSSSFNEREFPPRWEPSIPSEGSPYAKSDSGMFVGAQAPRASKSRQDSNFFCPETFAQFYLDHSSFSNSGGRLSISKESDTCSNGGNGYQNRQNKICKPDAEELEAYRASFGFSADEIITTTNYAEISDVSEDSFSITPFAFNQPTEEERITTPPRKEVFETKKREEHFPCPQLSKVRLNRSSSVHTGGSYNHVEDEVPQRRLGDTARSFHSNHTSSHGNSIFSKMGAPRIGRKYQFGASNSDAEIEYRRVSSMREGRYRRVS